One window from the genome of Persephonella hydrogeniphila encodes:
- a CDS encoding phage tail protein, with amino-acid sequence LVAIGNYPETYKPVLSQGSGNDMYIRFIMEVENVDSVQLKIDPAIVLASRKYVDDEITTHDTSSAAHADIRQAITDNISAHNTDATAHSNLFSISPQGNTAIYRENANGEFQIKDRATGIVYRLFVENGSIKLEVV; translated from the coding sequence CTGGTTGCAATCGGAAATTATCCCGAGACTTACAAGCCTGTATTGTCTCAAGGCTCAGGCAATGATATGTATATACGCTTTATTATGGAAGTTGAAAATGTAGATAGTGTTCAGCTAAAGATAGACCCTGCAATTGTTTTGGCGAGTAGGAAATATGTAGATGATGAGATTACAACACACGATACAAGTTCAGCTGCTCATGCGGATATAAGGCAAGCTATAACAGACAACATATCAGCACATAATACAGATGCAACAGCTCACAGCAATCTATTTTCAATTTCACCGCAAGGAAATACTGCAATATACCGTGAAAACGCAAACGGAGAATTCCAGATCAAAGATAGAGCAACAGGAATTGTATACAGATTGTTTGTGGAAAACGGA